The following are encoded in a window of Vigna unguiculata cultivar IT97K-499-35 chromosome 8, ASM411807v1, whole genome shotgun sequence genomic DNA:
- the LOC114195108 gene encoding acidic repeat-containing protein-like: MDGSDDLYDPNGPDDKDVPDDEDGPNNSDMPDNTDRLDDPDGHDDPVKPDDLDEPDDKDDPDGFDKPNGPDYADGPYDSDILTNKNQSNQTGGMTLRVIGPVRVVGLAHDSVEPDELDGSNDTEGLNDPKEPYDTDGSNDLNDPNDPNEPDDTDVPDDEDVPDNSDMPDNTDGLDDPDGYDDPVKPDDLYELDDQDDPDEPDGPDELDDPDRSDASDGPYDSDILTDTNRPNRTGEMTLRIIGHVRFVGPVWNF; encoded by the exons ATGGACGGTTCCGACGACCTATACGACCCTAACGGGCCCGACGACAAGGACGTACCCGACGATGAGGATGGGCCAAACAACTCGGACATGCCAGATAACACGGACAGGCTCGACGATCCAGATGGGCACGATGACCCAGTCAAACCTGACGACctggacgagcctgacgacAAAGACGACCCGGACGGATTCGACAAGCCAAACGGGCCCGATTACGCGGATGGGCCCTATGACTCGGACATCCTGACCAACAAAAATCAGTCGAACCAGACTGGTGGGATGACccttcgggtcatcgggcccgttcgtGTTGTCGGGCTC GCACATGACTCGGTCGAGCCCGACGAGCTTGACGGGAGCAACGACACGGAAGGGCTTAACGACCCGAAAGAGCCCTACGACACGGACGGGTCTAACGACCTGAACGACCCGAACGACCCAAACGAACCCGACGACACAGACGTACCTGACGATGAGGACGTGCCAGACAACTCGGACATGCCAGATAACACGGACGGGCTCGACGATCCAGATGGGTACGATGACCCAGTCAAGCCCGACGACCTGTACGAGCTTGACGACCAAGACGACCCGGACGAACCCGATGGCCCAGACGAACTCGATGACCCAGACAGATCCGACGCGTCAGACGGGCCCTACGACTCGGACATCCTGACCGACACAAATCGGCCGAACCGGACTGGTGAAATGACCCTTCGTATCATCGGGCATGTCCGCTTTGTCGGGCCTGTTTGGAACTTCTag
- the LOC114195107 gene encoding acidic repeat-containing protein-like, with amino-acid sequence MAHDPVEPDELDAHDDTEGLNDTNEPHDTDGSDDLDDPNRSDDMDVPDDEDEIDNSDMPYNTNGLDDPDEYDDSVKLDDLYEPDDQDDPNEPDDPDGSDEPDGPYDSTILTDTNRPNWTGDMTLRVIDPVRVVGPV; translated from the coding sequence ATGGCACATGACCCTGTCGAGCCCGACGAGCTTGACGCGCACGACGACACGGAAGGGCTCAACGACACGAATGAGCCCCATGACACGGACGGGTCTGACGACCTAGACGACCCAAACAGGTCCGACGACATGGACGTACCCGACGATGAGGACGAGATAGACAACTCGGACATGCCATATAACACGAACGGGCTCGACGATCCAGATGAGTATGATGACTCAGTCAAGCTCGACGACCTGTACGAGCCTGACGACCaagacgacccgaacgagcccgatgacccggacggatCCGACGAGCCAGACGGGCCCTACGACTCGACCATCCTGACCGACACAAATCGGCCAAACTGGACTGGTGATATGACCCTTCGGGTCATCGATCCCGTCCGcgttgtcgggcccgtttga
- the LOC114195106 gene encoding acidic repeat-containing protein-like has product MASASLGLSESSSLSGSSRQAHDLVEPDELDGHDDTKGLNDPKEPHDTDGSDDLDDPNGPDDLDIQDITDGLDDPDGHDDAADPDDPDDPDEPDDPDKLDYPDESEDPDGRDDVEGPYDSDVPIDTNQPKLIGPTT; this is encoded by the exons ATGGCGTCCGCATCATTGGGCTTGTCCGAGTCGTCAAGCCTGTCTGGATCGTCTAG ACAGGCACATGACCTGGTCGAGCCCGACGAGCTTGACGGGCACGACGACACGAAAGGGCTGAACGACCCGAAAGAGCCCCACGACACGGACGGGTCTGACGACCTGGACGATCCAAACGGGCCAGACGACTTGGACATACAAGATATCACAGACGGGCTCGATGATCCAGATGGGCACGATGACGCGGCCGaccccgacgacccagacgacccagatgagcccgatgacccggacaaACTCGATTACCCAGATGAATCTGAGGACCCAGACGGGCGCGACGACGTAGAGGGGCCCTACGACTCGGACGTCCCGATCGACACAAATCAGCCGAAACTGATAGGCCCAACGACATGA